A window of Coregonus clupeaformis isolate EN_2021a chromosome 28, ASM2061545v1, whole genome shotgun sequence contains these coding sequences:
- the LOC121542669 gene encoding H-2 class II histocompatibility antigen, E-S beta chain isoform X2 produces the protein MSVLNFSSIHLVLLFSLSEVVYSSDGDFTHYNARCEFREVHDIEYIEEFHFNKVMMAWYNSTKDKWTGYTPHGLDLANIFNGDLYDHLARRAAMDILCVANADLLYGYLHNYTFEPYVRLRSVEPFNTRHSSMLVCSAYDFYPKPIRVTWLKNGQEVTSDVTSTEELANGDWTYQIHSHLEYTPTPGEKITCMVEHFSLTEPKLYDWDPSIPESERNKMVIGACGLLLGVVFIAAGLIYYRKKSTGLIVVPTSYDRGQSSG, from the exons ATGTCTGTGCTGAATTTCTCCTCCATACACCTGgtgctcctcttctctctgtctgaagTGG TGTATTCATCAGATGGAGATTTCACACACTATAATGCTAGGTGTGAGTTCAGAGAAGTACATGATATTGAGTATATTGAAGAGTTTCATTTCAACAAGGTGATGATGGCATGGTACAACAGCACCAAGGATAAATGGACAGGATACACACCCCATGGACTGGATCTTGCGAACATTTTTAATGGAGATCTTTATGACCATCTTGCAAGAAGAGCAGCAATGGATATTTTGTGTGTGGCCAATGCTGATTTACTCTATGGCTACCTACATAATTATACAT TTGAGCCCTACGTCAGGCTGAGGTCAGTGGAGCCGTTCAATACCAGACACTCTAGCATGCTTGTGTGCAGTGCCTACGACTTCTACCCCAAACCCATCAGAGTGACGTGGCTGAAGAACGGACAGGAAGTGACCTCAGATGTGACCTCCACAGAGGAGCTGGCCAATGGGGACTGGACCTACCAGATCCACTCGCACCTGGAGTACACGCCCACACCTGGAGAGAAAATCACCTGTATGGTGGAGCACTTCAGCCTCACTGAGCCCAAGCTGTATGACTGGG ACCCCTCCATCCCCGAGTCTGAGAGGAATAAGATGGTGATCGGGGCCTGTGGGCTGCTGCTGGGGGTGGTCTTTATAGCAGCTGGACTGATCTACTACAGGAAGAAATCTACTG GGCTGATTGTGGTGCCAACAAGTTATGATAGGGGTCAGTCTAGTGGTTAA
- the LOC121543773 gene encoding HLA class II histocompatibility antigen, DP alpha 1 chain-like codes for MERMKFGKGAVPSIPQVKDGTFHQFSTLSFTPQKGDFYACTVAHTALKDPKTRFWGVSEVSVSSADPAVFFGVGLALGLLGVATGTFLIIKGNQCN; via the exons ATGGAGCGTATGAAATTTGGAAAAGGTGCAGTACCCAGCATACCACAAGTCAAAG ATGGAACGTTCCACCAGTTCTCCACCCTGAGTTTCACCCCACAGAAGGGTGACTTCTACGCCTGCACTGTGGCGCACACGGCCCTGAAGGACCCCAAAACTAGGTTCTGGGGT GTCAGTGAGGTAAGTGTATCCAGTGCTGATCCTGCTGTATTCTTTGGAGTGGGCCTGGCTCTGGGACTGCTGGGGGTGGCTACCGGAACATTCCTCATCATCAAAGGAAACCAGTGCAATTGA
- the LOC121542669 gene encoding H-2 class II histocompatibility antigen, E-S beta chain isoform X1 translates to MSVLNFSSIHLVLLFSLSEVVYSSDGDFTHYNARCEFREVHDIEYIEEFHFNKVMMAWYNSTKDKWTGYTPHGLDLANIFNGDLYDHLARRAAMDILCVANADLLYGYLHNYTFEPYVRLRSVEPFNTRHSSMLVCSAYDFYPKPIRVTWLKNGQEVTSDVTSTEELANGDWTYQIHSHLEYTPTPGEKITCMVEHFSLTEPKLYDWDPSIPESERNKMVIGACGLLLGVVFIAAGLIYYRKKSTGEETQASAHLFSRSLGQTILR, encoded by the exons ATGTCTGTGCTGAATTTCTCCTCCATACACCTGgtgctcctcttctctctgtctgaagTGG TGTATTCATCAGATGGAGATTTCACACACTATAATGCTAGGTGTGAGTTCAGAGAAGTACATGATATTGAGTATATTGAAGAGTTTCATTTCAACAAGGTGATGATGGCATGGTACAACAGCACCAAGGATAAATGGACAGGATACACACCCCATGGACTGGATCTTGCGAACATTTTTAATGGAGATCTTTATGACCATCTTGCAAGAAGAGCAGCAATGGATATTTTGTGTGTGGCCAATGCTGATTTACTCTATGGCTACCTACATAATTATACAT TTGAGCCCTACGTCAGGCTGAGGTCAGTGGAGCCGTTCAATACCAGACACTCTAGCATGCTTGTGTGCAGTGCCTACGACTTCTACCCCAAACCCATCAGAGTGACGTGGCTGAAGAACGGACAGGAAGTGACCTCAGATGTGACCTCCACAGAGGAGCTGGCCAATGGGGACTGGACCTACCAGATCCACTCGCACCTGGAGTACACGCCCACACCTGGAGAGAAAATCACCTGTATGGTGGAGCACTTCAGCCTCACTGAGCCCAAGCTGTATGACTGGG ACCCCTCCATCCCCGAGTCTGAGAGGAATAAGATGGTGATCGGGGCCTGTGGGCTGCTGCTGGGGGTGGTCTTTATAGCAGCTGGACTGATCTACTACAGGAAGAAATCTACTGGTGAGGAGACACAGGCCTCAGCACATCTATTTTCTAGAAGTCTAGGTCAAACCATCCTGAGATAG
- the LOC121543774 gene encoding H-2 class II histocompatibility antigen, A-K alpha chain-like produces the protein MEVSNQRWGKSAVPSIPQVKDAPESIIYPRDEGELGVENTLICFLNHFYPPPFKVNWTKNGLEVTEGAYLSRYYPNKDGTFHQFSTLSFTPQEGDVYACTVEHTALKDPKTSEVSGSSAGPAVFCGVGLTLGLLGVATGTFLIIKGNQCN, from the exons ATGGAAGTGTCCAACCAAA GATGGGGAAAAAGTGCAGTACCCAGCATACCACAAGTCAAAG ATGCCCCTGAGAGCATCATCTACCCCAGGGATGAGGGGGAGTTGGGGGTGGAGAACACGCTCATCTGCTTTCTGAATCATTTCTACCCCCCGCCTTTCAAAGTCAATTGGACCAAGAATGGCCTGGAGGTGACTGAGGGAGCGTATCTCAGTCGGTACTATCCTAATAAAGATGGAACGTTCCACCAGTTCTCCACCCTGAGTTTCACCCCACAGGAGGGGGACGTCTACGCCTGCACTGTGGAGCACACGGCCCTGAAGGACCCCAAAACCAG TGAGGTGAGTGGGTCCAGTGCTGGTCCTGCTGTATTCTGTGGAGTGGGTCTGACTCTGGGGCTGCTGGGGGTGGCTACCGGAACATTCCTCATCATCAAAGGAAACCAGTGCAATTGA
- the LOC121542668 gene encoding H-2 class II histocompatibility antigen, A-U alpha chain gives MNYSVIILILTGTVFTSAQLQHELMATYGCFDSGDLEVVVVMDGDEIGYANFKEGKGVWTVPNVPPSPAITNHSSTFYKYAILSQMWCKQRMGWGERAVPSIPQVKDAPESTIYPRDEEELGVENTLICFLNYFYPPPVKVNWTKNSLEVTEGAYLSRYYPNKDGTFHQFSTLSFTPQEGDVYACTVEHTALKDPKTRFWEPEVSEVSGSSAGPAVFCGVGLTLGLLGVATGTFLIIKGNQCN, from the exons atgaactactctgtgattaTACTGATTCTAACTGGAACCGTTTTCACCTCGGCACAAC TTCAACATGAATTGATGGCTACCTATGGATGCTTTGACTCAGGTGAtcttgaggtggtggtggtgatggatgGGGATGAAATCGGCTATGCTAATTTCAAGGAAGGAAAGGGGGTGTGGACGGTGCCTAATGTTCCACCGTCGCCAGCTATAACAAACCATTCATCGACATTTTATAAATATGCTATACTGTCTCAAATGTGGTGCAAGCAACGTATGGGATGGGGAGAACGTGCAGTACCCAGCATACCACAAGTCAAAG ATGCCCCTGAGAGCACCATCTACCCCAGGGATGAGGAGGAGTTGGGGGTGGAGAACACGCTCATCTGCTTTCTGAATTATTTCTACCCCCCGCCTGTCAAAGTCAATTGGACCAAGAATAGCCTGGAGGTGACTGAGGGAGCGTATCTCAGTCGGTACTATCCTAATAAAGATGGAACGTTCCACCAGTTCTCCACCCTGAGTTTCACCCCACAGGAGGGGGACGTCTACGCCTGCACTGTGGAGCACACGGCCCTGAAGGACCCCAAAACCAGGTTCTGGG AGCCTGAGGTCAGTGAGGTGAGTGGGTCCAGTGCTGGTCCTGCTGTATTCTGTGGAGTGGGTCTGACTCTGGGGCTGCTGGGGGTGGCTACCGGAACATTCCTCATCATCAAAGGAAACCAGTGCAATTGA